In the genome of Deinococcus budaensis, the window GAACGGGACCCCGCATCCAGCCCCCGGGACTGGCCGGGGTCCGGCTCCTACACTTCGGCTTCATCAATAGGGGAAAGGCCGCTCAGGCCACCGGCAGGTGCCGTCTCGCGCCGGTCCAGACGTCGAGCAGTGAGCGGGAGAAGGGGCGGGCCAGCAGCAGCAGCAGGGCGAGCGCGAAGGCGAGGTTCCCACTCGTGAGCACCCCCAGCGGGACGATGGCGAGCGCGAACAGCGCCCCCAGCACGGCGCCCCAGCGCACCCACGCGGTTCTTCCCAGCAGGGCCAGGCCGACGCCCGCCTCGAACACGGCGAGGGCCAGCACGAAGGCCGCCGGGGCGAGGCCCACCACGGAATGGAAGAACCAGGCGTACAGCGGCACCGGGGAACTCCCTCCAAAGGTGACGTACGAGCCGGGGTCAGTAACGCCCACATACACGTTGACGCCCGACATGACGAGCATAAAGGCGGCCAGGACGTACCGGGCTGCGGCTGGCCGGAGCAGGCTCAGCGCGGCCAGGCCGAGCGCGAACAGCCACCAGATCACCACAGGCGTTAGCATCTTCATCGTTTCCTTCCCCGGGCGGGCTGACCCGGACAGGCTCAGCCTCCCCCGATCCAGTTACGGGAGGGTTACCGCCACCCCAGGCCCAGGAGTGCCGCTGGTGGGGCGGTGAGGTGGGGCCAGGACGGCCTGTCTCCCGTCGTAACGGCCGGGTAACTTTCCTATGGCACGGTAAGGTCGCGCCTGAGCAAAGCCCGCGTGGCCGCCGCGACCACCGCCACGCAGCCCCCGGGCCGGGGAGCTGGGCGACCAGGGGAGGATCACGATGACGACCGCCGCCGTGGAACTGCGTCGGGCCACCAAGCGCTTCGGACCTGTCCAGGCCCTGGGCGAGGTGAGTCTCCGGGTCGAGCCCGGCGAGGTCGTGGCGGTGCTCGGCCCCAACGGGGCGGGCAAGACCACCGCCATCAGCCTGCTGCTGGGCCTGCGCAAGCCCAGTTCCGGCACCGCGCGGGTGTTCGGGCTCGATCCTCGCCTTCCCGCCAGCCGCGCCCGAATCGGCGCCATGCTTCAGGACCCCGACACGCCGGGCCCGCTGCGGGTGCGCGAGTTGATCGAACTCTTCCGCCGCCTGTACCCCCGCGCCCTCCCCGCACGGGAGGTGCTGGGCCTCGCCCGCCTTCAGGACAAGGCGGACGCCTACCCCGCCCAGCTTTCCGGGGGGCAGCGGCAGCGGCTCTCCTTCGCCCTGGCGATCTGCGGCGACCCGGAGGTCTTGTTCCTCGACGAACCCAGCACCGGCCTCGACGTGGAGGCCCGCCACGCCCTGTGGGAACAGGTCGCCCGGCTGGCCGAGGCCGGTAAGACCGTCGTGCTCACCACCCACAACCTGGAGGAGGCCGACGCGCTCGCCGGGCGGGTCGTCGTCCTGAGCCGGGGCCGCATCGTGGCCGACGGCACCCCCGCCGAGATCAAGGCGCGGGTGGGCGGCAAGCACGTCCGCTTCCGTCTGGCGGGGGCCATCCCGGCACTCCTCGCGGCGCTGCCCGGGGTGGACCGCGTGGACGTGGCGGGCGAGGCGGTGAACCTGTACACCCGGCAGGCCGAGGATCTGCTGCGGGCCCTGCTGGGCACCGACTGGCCGGTGCGGGACATCGAGGTGACGGGCGCGGGGCTGGAGGAGGCGTTCGTGGAGATCACGAGGGAAAGGAGCCCCGCATGACCACCACCCATCTGCCCACCGCCCTGCCCGCGCGGCGTCCCCTGCGGGCCTTCGGCTCCCTCGTGTGGTGCGAGACCCTCAAGGTGGCGCGCAATCCGGCCCTCATGGTCCCTATCCTCGCCCTGCCGCTGATGCTCTTCGCCTTTTTCGGCTGGCCCGCGGTGGGGCAGCGGGATGCCACGGGGCAGGACGTCGGCACGGCGCTGTTGGTGGGGTTCGCGGCCTACAGCATGATGATGGTCGGCCTGTTCTCCTTCGGCGTTTCGGTCGCCACGGAGCGCGGGAGCGGCTGGCTCACCCGGCTGCGGGTCACGCCGCTGACCCCACTCGCCCTTTTCTCGGCCAAGGTCGTCATGGCGCTGCTGGTCGGTCTCCTCGCCCTGGTGCTGCTGTTCGCCTTTGCGGCGGGGGTGGGCGTGGCGCTGCCCCCGCTGACCTGGCTGGCCTTGCTCGGGCGGCTCCTGCTGGGGACGCTGCCCTTCGTGGTGTTGGGGCTGTGGATCGGGTACGCCTTTGCGCCGGGAGCCGCCGCCGGGGTCGCCAACCTGATCCTCCTCCCCGTCGCCTTCGCCTCGGGCCTGTTCGTGCCGCTGGACAGCTTGCCCGGCTTTCTGCGGACCCTCGCG includes:
- a CDS encoding ABC transporter ATP-binding protein gives rise to the protein MTTAAVELRRATKRFGPVQALGEVSLRVEPGEVVAVLGPNGAGKTTAISLLLGLRKPSSGTARVFGLDPRLPASRARIGAMLQDPDTPGPLRVRELIELFRRLYPRALPAREVLGLARLQDKADAYPAQLSGGQRQRLSFALAICGDPEVLFLDEPSTGLDVEARHALWEQVARLAEAGKTVVLTTHNLEEADALAGRVVVLSRGRIVADGTPAEIKARVGGKHVRFRLAGAIPALLAALPGVDRVDVAGEAVNLYTRQAEDLLRALLGTDWPVRDIEVTGAGLEEAFVEITRERSPA
- a CDS encoding ABC transporter permease yields the protein MTTTHLPTALPARRPLRAFGSLVWCETLKVARNPALMVPILALPLMLFAFFGWPAVGQRDATGQDVGTALLVGFAAYSMMMVGLFSFGVSVATERGSGWLTRLRVTPLTPLALFSAKVVMALLVGLLALVLLFAFAAGVGVALPPLTWLALLGRLLLGTLPFVVLGLWIGYAFAPGAAAGVANLILLPVAFASGLFVPLDSLPGFLRTLAPYLPAYHSAGFAQGALRGEAGLDHALWLMAYTLAFALLALWAYGRDEGRTYG